Proteins found in one Populus alba chromosome 14, ASM523922v2, whole genome shotgun sequence genomic segment:
- the LOC118053255 gene encoding ultraviolet-B receptor UVR8, whose product MLRIRRVLKEKKLLNLIARSSRTRWMSSGTEVMSFGDGSHGALGLPTSLIGHGMDAYEPTPVTGLPSDITSVSAGHYHSLAVTSRGQLWAWGRNHEVQLGRGLLSPRDTWSEPKRVEGLDQVQVTAAFASGVVSAAIGDDGSLWVWGKSKRGQLGLGKGITEASVPSKVEALEGEKIAKVSFGWGHTLAQTVDGKLFGWGYLADGRLGKMGGLVEESPLDSSMNVVKHEEITQSTVEVAERLVLEGMEKEKDMPIVWDPCSVEELKGVEVVDIACGLDHSLVLCRDGTLLSSGSNVYGQLGRANHDMGFSPVDISFPASAIASGLGHSLAICQAKTPEGKGDATSIVSWGWNQSSQLGRPGPENVPMEVEGLAGETAILVSGGRVHSIAVTSKGEVWVWGCGRNGRLGLGSSCDEAEPIMLDSLEGCEVLQAVSGFDHNLILIAQ is encoded by the exons ATGCTTCGAATTCGAAGAGTGTTAAAGGAGAAGAAACTCCTGAATCTAATTGCAAGAAGCTCAAGAACAAGATGGATGAGCAGCGGTACAGAAGTAATGAGCTTTGGGGATGGGAGCCATGGAGCTCTGGGACTGCCCACTTCTCTGATAGGCCACGGTATGGATGCTTATGAGCCCACCCCCGTTACTGGGCTTCCCTCTGATATCACATCAGTCAGTGCGGGACACTACCACTCACTTGCCGTCACTTCTCGTGGCCAGCTCTGGGCATGGGGTCGCAACCACGAAGTCCAGCTCGGCCGCGGCCTACTTTCTCCCAG AGATACATGGAGTGAACCGAAGAGAGTAGAAGGGTTGGATCAAGTGCAAGTCACTGCTGCATTTGCATCTGGTGTTGTCTCTGCAGCGATCGGAGATGATGGGTCATTGTGGGTTTGGGGCAAGTCTAAGCGTGGACAGCTTGGTCTCGGCAAAGGCATAACAGAAGCTTCGGTGCCTTCTAAAGTTGAAGCACTTGAAGGTGAAAAGATAGCTAAG GTATCATTTGGTTGGGGGCACACTCTCGCGCAGACTGTGGATGGAAAACTGTTTGGCTGGGGTTATCTGGCTGATGGTAGGTTAGGAAAGATGGGTGGTCTTGTTGAGGAATCTCCACTTGATTCCAGTATGAATGTAGTTAAACATGAAGAAATCACACAATCAACAGTGGAAGTTGCTGAAAGACTGGTTTTAGAAGGaatggagaaagaaaaggacatGCCGATAGTTTGGGATCCCTGTTCAGTAGAAGAATTAAAAGGAGTTGAAGTTGTAGACATTGCATGCGGGCTTGATCATTCTTTGGTTCTTTGCC GTGATGGCACTCTATTAAGCTCGGGGAGCAATGTATATGGACAGCTGGGGAGGGCAAACCATGACATGGGATTTTCTCCGGTCGATATAAGCTTCCCGGCCTCGGCTATTGCATCAGGCCTCGGCCATTCTCTGGCAATTTGCCAAGCTAAAACACCAGAGGGAAAAGGAGATGCCACGAGTATAGTTTCATGGGGATGGAACCAGAGTTCCCAGCTTGGAAGGCCAGGGCCAGAGAATGTCCCCATGGAGGTTGAGGGATTGGCAGGGGAAACTGCTATCTTAGTGTCTGGAGGTCGAGTACATTCCATCGCTGTCACATCTAAAGGAGAGGTGTGGGTTTGGGGCTGTGGTCGGAACGGCAGGCTTGGGCTAGGGAGCTCATGTGATGAAGCTGAACCAATCATGCTCGACAGTCTAGAAGGTTGTGAAGTCTTGCAAGCCGTCTCAGGCTTTGATCATAACCTGATCTTGATAGCTCAGtga
- the LOC118053347 gene encoding chlorophyll a-b binding protein 8, chloroplastic — protein MAAQALVSSSLTSSVETARKVLGARPTQSPFVSSRKSSFVVRAASTPPVKQGTDRQLWFASKQSLSYLDGSLPGDFGFDPLGLSDPEGTGGFIEPKWLAYGEIINGRYAMLGAVGAIAPEILGKAGLIPPETALPWFRTGVIPPAGTYSYWADPYTLFVFEMALMGFAEHRRFQDWAKPGSMGKQYFLGFEKYLGGSGEPAYPGGPLFNPLGFGKDEKSLKELKLKEVKNGRLAMLAILGYFVQGLVTGVGPYQNLLDHLADPVNNNILTSLKFH, from the exons ATGGCAGCACAAGCACTCGTGTCATCATCTCTTACCTCTTCAGTGGAGACTGCTAGGAAAGTGCTAGGAGCAAGACCAACCCAGTCGCCATTCGTGTCCTCAAGGAAAAGCTCTTTTGTTGTTAGAGCAGCTTCTACTCCCCCTGTTAAG CAAGGAACAGACAGGCAGCTGTGGTTCGCATCGAAACAAAGCTTGTCTTACTTGGATGGCAG CCTTCCAGGTGACTTCGGATTCGACCCACTTGGACTTTCAGACCCGGAAGGCACAGGAGGTTTCATTGAGCCAAAATGGTTAGCCTACGGTGAGATCATTAACGGACGGTATGCCATGCTGGGGGCGGTTGGTGCTATTGCACCAGAGATTCTTGGAAAGGCTGGCCTCATACCTCCGGAGACCGCCCTCCCTTGGTTCAGGACTGGTGTCATCCCACCGGCCGGGACATACAGCTACTGGGCAGATCCATACACGCTGTTTGTTTTCGAGATGGCACTCATGGGATTCGCAGAGCACAGGAGGTTCCAGGACTGGGCAAAACCAGGTTCCATGGGCAAGCAGTATTTCCTGGGATTCGAGAAGTATTTGGGTGGGTCCGGAGAACCAGCCTACCCCGGCGGACCCTTGTTTAACCCCCTTGGATTTGGGAAAGACGAGAAGTCGTTGAAAGAGTTGAAGTTGAAGGAGGTGAAGAATGGCAGGTTGGCTATGTTGGCCATCTTGGGTTACTTTGTGCAAGGTCTCGTGACCGGAGTCGGACCGTACCAGAACCTCCTGGATCACCTGGCCGATCCTGTCAACAACAATATCTTGACCAGCCTTAAATTTCATTAG
- the LOC118053089 gene encoding uncharacterized protein encodes MLENPTPAATAPPPDSTTVKRYAPPNQRNRSLNRRKSGDRFDRGNSLYQNDGEKNQQPQSHANTRNNIPDHHGDAGSSSLLNDNSSPHTLIPLEGCCRSEASQLLNDRWAAIMHSYNDTSIDLSERPVMYSGSSPPAWGQFKLPHQIMSPVNSVGAPNPQMDFLSELHRAVQDAKASYEN; translated from the exons ATGCTGGAAAACCCTACACCTGCTGCCACTGCTCCTCCTCCAGATTCCACAACAGTCAAGCGCTATGCTCCTCCCAATCAAAG GAACCGTTCTCTCAATAGACGCAAATCAGGAG ATCGGTTTGATAGAGGTAACAGTCTTTATCAAAATGATGGAGAGAAGAACCAGCAGCCACAATCACATGCTAATACAAGAAATAATATCCCGGATCATCATGGTGATGCAGGGAGCAGCAGTCTCCTCAATGACAACTCCTCGCCCCACACTTTAATACCATTGGAAGGATGTTGTCGCAGTGAGGCTTCTCAGCTTCTAAATGATC GTTGGGCGGCGATAATGCATAGCTACAATGATACATCGATAGATTTATCTG aaAGACCAGTTATGTATTCAGGAAGCAGCCCACCAGCATGGGGACAATTTAAACTCCCTCATCAG ATAATGTCTCCAGTGAACAGTGTCGGAGCTCCTAATCCACAGATGGACTTCTTAAGTGAACTTCACCGTGCAGTTCAGGATGCCAAAGCCAGTTATGAGAACTAA
- the LOC140954548 gene encoding LOW QUALITY PROTEIN: adenine DNA glycosylase (The sequence of the model RefSeq protein was modified relative to this genomic sequence to represent the inferred CDS: inserted 3 bases in 3 codons; deleted 2 bases in 2 codons; substituted 4 bases at 4 genomic stop codons): MSGNTNPNVSGWRGVGRFEFSKAPSSRSSRLIQKVNTKPHLTTATTMDEEGIEKPIDELKTCSLDKETQKIRASLLDWYDHNQETFPXEKNNTQPNENPIXRRRRRKKKEEEEEEEERRKDLEANITLGRTRVQTVIDYYNHRWMLKWPLXHICPASLEEVNEMCGWLXYYRRARFLLEGAKMIVAGGDGFPKIVSSLLKVPGIGDYTRGSFQDICYVSGVPVVDGMXXRVLARLKAISANPKETRVTVKKFWLAAQLVDPHHPGDFNQSLMELGATLCTPVNPSCSSCPVSGQCRALTNSKLDKLVLITDYPAKSIKLKQRHEFSAVCAVEINLGXANLIYMRETNPVVYFFSLKRPDEGLLAGLWEFPSVMLGKEADLTRRRKEMNLFLKKSFRLDPQKTCSVLLRKTIGEFIHIFTHIVLRVYVELLIVHLKGLRPSYSPSLFSFANVVCITITISSGLQISKYFWCHCWIMNG; the protein is encoded by the exons ATGTCTGGCAACACGAACCCAAACGTGAGTGGGTGGCGCGGGGTGGGTCGATTCGAATTCTCGAAAGCACCTTCTTCAAGGAGCAGCAGGCTCATACAAAAGGTGAACACAAAACCCCACCtcacaacagcaacaacaatggATGAGGAGGGTATCGAGAAGCCAA TAGATGAATTGAAGACCTGTTCTCTGGACAAAGAAACCCAGAAAATCAGAGCCTCATTGCTTGACTGGTACGACCACAACCAAGAGACCTTTCCTTGAGAGAAGAATAACACACAACCAAATGAAAACCCcatttaaagaagaagaagaagaaagaagaaagaagaagaagaagaagaagaagaaagaagaaaggattTAGAGGCGAATATCACCCTGGG CAGAACCAGAGTTCAGACTGTGATTGATTACTACAATCATCGATGGATGTTAAAATGGCCAC TACACATCTGCCCAGCTTCTCTTGAG GAAGTGAATGAGATGTGCGGCTGGT GGTATTATAGGCGAGCACGGTTTCTGTTGGAG GGAGCCAAGATGATTGTAGCTGGTGGAGATGGATTTCCTAAAATTGTTTCTTCCCTACTGAAGGTTCCCGGAATAGGAG attatACAAGGGGAAGTTTTCAAGATATATGTTATGTCAGTGGTGTGCCAGTGGTTGATGGAATGTAATAAAGGGTACTTGCTAGGTTGAAGGCAATTTCAGCTAATCCAAAAGAGACAAGGGTGACGGTCAAGAAATTTTGG CTAGCAGCTCAACTAGTTGATCCTCATCATCCTGGGGATTTCAATCAGTCTCTGATGGAACTTGGTGCAACCTTATGCACTCCAGTGAACCCAAGCTGTTCTTCATGTCCTGTTTCAGGCCAATGCCGG GCACTTACAAACTCCAAGCTGGATAAGTTAGTTCTGATTACAGATTATCCTGCTAAGAGCATAAAGTTAAAGCAAAGACATGAATTTTCTGCTGTTTGTGCTGTGGAGATAAATCTAG AGGCAAATCTAATATACATGAGGGAGACCAATCCAGTAGTGTATTTCTTCTCGTTAAAGAGGCCAGATGAAGGTTTGCTTGCTGGACTGTGGGAGTTCCCATCTGTCATGCTGGGAAAAGAAGCTGACTTGACCAGAAGGAGAAAGGAAATGAATCTCTTTCTGAAAAAATCATTTAGACTTGACCCACAGAAGACCTGTAGCGTACTTCTGAGGAAGACTATTGGAGAATTTATTCACATT TTCACTCACATTGTCTTAAGGGTTTATGTAGAACTGTTGATAGTACATCTTAAAGGTTTGAGACCCTCCTACTCCCCTTCCCTCTTTTCCTTTGCAAATGTTGTTTGCATTACAATTACTATTTCATCAGgtcttcaaatttcaaaatatttctgGTGTCATTGTTGGATAATGAATGGTTGA